DNA from Actinoplanes sp. SE50/110:
GGCAGACGATCGAGCGGACCGCCTCGGGCCGGGCCGCGGCCGCGACCAGGGCGGCGGCCGCGCCGGTGCTGGCGCCGAAAAGCCCGAGCGGCAGCGGCGCGGTGGCCGGCTGGGCGCGCAGCCAGTCGACCAGCCCGACCAGCCGGTCGGCGAGCAGTCCGATGTCGAACCGTTGCGGCCGGGTGTCCTCCCGCGTGGTGAGCAGGTCGGCCAGCAGGGTGGCGAAGCCGCGGCGGTGCAGCTCCCGGGCCACCGCACGGTTGCGCGGGCTGTGCCGGGAACTGCCGCTGCCGTGCGCGAAGAGCACCACGCCGGTGGCGTGTTCGGTGAGGGTCAGGTCGGCCTCCAGCCGCACCGGGCCGAGGTCGATCCGTTCCGTGGTGGTCCAGGTGGTCATGGTCGTCCCTTTCTGCGCGGCCGTGGCGCGGCCTGCGATCCGGGGAGTCAGATCCCACCGTACGCGTCCTCAGGTGCCGTGGCGGGCGGCCGATCTGGAGGAGGACGAGTGCCCAGGAGGTTCCGGCCCGATGTCCGTTTCCCGGTTGAACCGTGCCCTGCAGACGCCATCGGTGACACCGGTCCGGCCGTCCGCCCGGGAACGTCACCAGAACGCGCGCGACGACGCCGCTTCGCTCACCGACCGGGACCGGGAACTGATCTACCAGGCCACCGGTCAGCGGATCGGGGACGGCCCGAAGAACGCCGGCTGGATCAACTCGCTGGCGGCGGCGATCGCGGCGGACCGGGCGGCCGGCCGGCTGGCGCCCGGTCAGGAGGTGACCGCGGCCTACCTCAAAGATCTTTCGCGGCGGTACGACCAGGGCGGGACCGGCCGTAACCCGGTGGCCGGATATCTCGAGCCGGCCCTGCGCCACCTGTCCCGGCGCGACGACGGCAACCGCCTGGACGTGACCGCCTAGCCCCGCTGCTGGGTGCGCTCGACCAGGGCGGCGGCGACGTCGCGCAGTTTGCGGTTGGAATCCTGGGACACCCGGGTGAGGATGGCGAACGCCTCGTCGGCGGTGCA
Protein-coding regions in this window:
- a CDS encoding dienelactone hydrolase family protein; translated protein: MTTWTTTERIDLGPVRLEADLTLTEHATGVVLFAHGSGSSRHSPRNRAVARELHRRGFATLLADLLTTREDTRPQRFDIGLLADRLVGLVDWLRAQPATAPLPLGLFGASTGAAAALVAAAARPEAVRSIVCRGGRPDLAGPALIEVLVPTLLIVGSRDEAVLELNEQARNTMRVHAELRIIPDATHLFEEPGALETVAEQAGEWFGAFLTAVPYRRHPALDHVATARRWG